One Paraburkholderia agricolaris DNA segment encodes these proteins:
- a CDS encoding PDZ domain-containing protein, giving the protein MKRGFLLVAILWMSLFAAREGFAQEPAVRPLYTSVPHLHTGDVRYDSPILTIRDSGLAAGQGIVKAQLTLFQSPQGEDEALGLAVAFYTEGKWNFNTARDYGKFGIRYEQNQVPVLIPTLNGDGYGNPDDWSPLADGGKAWPMKGGVFVMLDRIYLKAYEISGTDFVLTLSDYNAVDKVFKVRIPAAFLSSFLASIPNDRRLVPQSLSNSPSTFGVQYAVLNESAKAEMKIPGDAMRVMGILPGKIADRAGLKNFDVLLRFGDQPLKQTQDLSDAVHAVSKGATVPLTVWRDAREVRLQAQF; this is encoded by the coding sequence ATGAAACGTGGGTTCTTGCTCGTCGCTATTCTTTGGATGTCACTGTTTGCTGCAAGAGAGGGGTTCGCGCAAGAGCCGGCCGTCCGGCCTCTGTATACCTCTGTGCCGCATCTCCATACAGGTGACGTCCGTTATGACTCGCCCATATTGACCATTCGCGACTCGGGACTGGCCGCAGGGCAAGGCATCGTCAAAGCGCAATTGACGCTCTTTCAATCTCCTCAGGGAGAGGACGAAGCGCTGGGATTGGCCGTGGCTTTCTATACCGAGGGCAAATGGAACTTCAACACCGCCCGGGACTATGGAAAATTTGGAATCCGCTATGAGCAGAACCAGGTCCCGGTCTTGATCCCCACGCTGAATGGCGATGGCTATGGCAATCCTGACGACTGGAGCCCGCTTGCCGATGGCGGGAAAGCGTGGCCCATGAAAGGCGGCGTCTTCGTCATGCTTGACCGCATTTATCTCAAGGCGTACGAGATCAGCGGCACTGACTTCGTACTCACTCTTTCGGATTACAACGCCGTCGATAAAGTCTTCAAGGTACGGATTCCGGCCGCCTTTCTATCGAGCTTTCTCGCCAGCATCCCGAATGACCGCCGCCTGGTTCCTCAATCACTGTCGAATAGCCCCTCGACCTTCGGCGTCCAGTATGCCGTTCTGAATGAATCCGCGAAGGCAGAGATGAAGATCCCTGGCGACGCCATGAGGGTTATGGGGATTCTTCCGGGCAAGATCGCGGATCGCGCCGGATTGAAAAATTTCGACGTCCTGCTGCGCTTCGGCGATCAGCCGCTGAAGCAGACGCAAGACTTGAGCGATGCCGTCCATGCGGTATCCAAAGGCGCGACGGTTCCTCTCACGGTTTGGCGAGATGCCAGGGAAGTCCGGTTACAGGCGCAGTTTTAA
- a CDS encoding SDR family NAD(P)-dependent oxidoreductase has product MSKIWLITGAARGLGRSIVEAALAAGDRVVATARNPERLADLEKAHGGNLRTFALDVTDADAARAAIDFTVRTFSGLDVLVNNAGFGQASPFEQISLADFRAQIDVNFYGVVNLTHAALPVLRKQRSGYIINISSSAGRAAIPAMTAYTAAKWAVGGFTEALSMEVEALGIKVTAVEPGGLRTEWSSIASSDMPELLPEYQESVGNILDALKNNAGHEIGDPARVAKVVVDLAGRDVVPKHLLLGSDALRWVSLTEGARQKSDAEWKAVSISTDLSANVDLSHFDGFKG; this is encoded by the coding sequence ATGTCGAAAATCTGGCTTATTACGGGCGCGGCCCGCGGTCTCGGTCGTTCCATCGTCGAAGCAGCTCTGGCCGCGGGCGACCGTGTCGTTGCCACCGCACGGAACCCGGAACGGCTCGCCGATCTGGAGAAGGCGCACGGAGGCAATCTGCGCACTTTCGCGCTCGACGTAACGGATGCAGATGCTGCCAGGGCCGCGATTGACTTCACGGTTCGGACCTTCAGCGGCCTGGATGTCCTGGTCAACAATGCGGGCTTCGGCCAGGCCTCCCCATTCGAGCAAATCAGCCTTGCGGATTTCCGCGCTCAGATCGACGTCAATTTCTACGGTGTGGTCAACCTCACGCACGCCGCTCTGCCGGTGCTGCGCAAGCAGCGCTCCGGCTACATCATCAACATCTCATCTTCCGCGGGACGCGCGGCAATTCCGGCGATGACTGCCTACACTGCGGCAAAGTGGGCTGTGGGTGGCTTTACAGAGGCGTTGTCAATGGAAGTCGAGGCGCTCGGAATCAAGGTGACAGCGGTCGAGCCGGGCGGATTGCGCACCGAGTGGAGCTCAATCGCCAGCAGCGACATGCCCGAACTGCTGCCTGAATATCAGGAGAGCGTCGGCAACATTCTGGACGCGCTCAAGAACAACGCTGGTCATGAGATCGGCGATCCTGCGCGTGTGGCCAAGGTTGTGGTCGATCTCGCCGGTCGCGATGTAGTCCCGAAACATCTCTTGCTAGGCAGCGATGCCTTGCGTTGGGTCAGTCTGACCGAGGGCGCGCGGCAGAAGTCCGACGCCGAATGGAAGGCGGTGAGCATCTCGACTGACCTGTCCGCGAATGTCGACCTGTCCCATTTTGACGGTTTCAAGGGGTAA
- a CDS encoding TetR/AcrR family transcriptional regulator produces the protein MTMTTEMCDGTYHQRVKEEKRQAAVQAATDLFLEQGYERTSLQQVAKRAEVSTATLFKRYPTKAALLEAIVEEFWEVRDTREEEVPFGNPRVILKGLGTAYAQRLRAPEMIAIYRLIIAETPRFPGLGKMLFDKGEGHFVDWLKGYLNAEIKAGVLAVPDVPAASRNFFATIAGQVFWPELVLPGSGGTDADVEAVIDQTVTAMLALYTRADR, from the coding sequence ATGACGATGACGACGGAGATGTGCGACGGGACCTATCACCAGCGGGTCAAAGAGGAAAAGAGGCAGGCGGCCGTGCAGGCGGCGACGGATCTCTTCCTCGAGCAGGGGTACGAACGCACCTCATTGCAGCAGGTCGCGAAGCGGGCCGAAGTCTCCACGGCAACGCTTTTCAAACGCTATCCCACCAAGGCGGCGCTGCTTGAGGCGATCGTCGAGGAATTCTGGGAAGTCAGGGATACGCGCGAGGAGGAAGTGCCGTTTGGCAACCCCCGCGTCATCCTGAAGGGGCTCGGGACGGCTTACGCCCAGCGTCTTCGCGCGCCGGAGATGATCGCCATCTACCGCCTGATCATCGCGGAGACGCCCCGTTTCCCGGGTTTGGGCAAGATGCTGTTTGACAAGGGCGAGGGCCACTTCGTTGACTGGTTGAAGGGCTATCTCAACGCCGAGATCAAGGCCGGGGTTCTGGCCGTGCCGGATGTTCCGGCCGCGTCACGGAATTTCTTTGCGACGATTGCCGGTCAGGTTTTCTGGCCGGAACTCGTTCTGCCGGGAAGCGGCGGTACCGACGCGGACGTCGAGGCCGTCATTGACCAGACTGTCACAGCGATGCTGGCTCTTTATACACGGGCTGATCGGTAG
- a CDS encoding GFA family protein: MLRTYRGGCHCQSVRFEAQIDFSEGTVKCNCTFCSKARLWLVNVRPEAFRLLTDENALTVYRGKNPVAHHPFCKQCGVHVFDRVDMPNETGFPYININIMCVDDLNVDEALSAPIVYVNGLQNDWSNPPLETRHL; this comes from the coding sequence ATGCTGCGGACATATCGAGGAGGTTGCCATTGCCAATCCGTGAGGTTCGAAGCTCAGATCGATTTCAGCGAGGGCACAGTGAAATGCAACTGCACCTTCTGCAGCAAAGCGCGGCTCTGGCTCGTCAATGTTCGTCCGGAAGCGTTCCGCCTTCTTACCGATGAAAATGCACTGACGGTCTATCGGGGCAAAAATCCGGTTGCTCATCATCCGTTCTGCAAGCAGTGCGGCGTCCATGTATTTGATCGCGTTGACATGCCAAACGAAACTGGATTCCCATACATCAATATCAACATCATGTGCGTCGATGACCTTAACGTTGACGAAGCGTTGAGTGCACCGATTGTCTACGTGAACGGCCTGCAAAACGATTGGAGCAACCCGCCATTGGAAACCCGGCATCTTTGA
- a CDS encoding MBL fold metallo-hydrolase, whose protein sequence is MSTFSFPSQRVGDFTITAISDGYLTASLDFLSNIDPSEASRMQSNAGQKEPSAVHINCYVVRGAGRTILIDGGAGGIKQWGGRLRTNLSLAGVEPSEIDTILLTHAHPDHVGGLVDTAGHISFPNAELIAHQQEVRFWQDDGNLSRASERARGNFLIARQVFDGYRDRLRTFNEGEVLPGIRAMPLPGHTDGHSGYLLESHDQGLLVWGDIVHFPHIQIKRPAVSIAFDQDPSLAAATRSRLLDLASSEGLLIAGMHLGELGFARIKRTSGSYGLLYEAEA, encoded by the coding sequence GTGTCCACCTTTAGCTTTCCAAGCCAACGAGTCGGGGATTTCACGATCACCGCAATCAGCGACGGCTACCTCACCGCCAGCCTCGACTTTCTCTCGAACATCGATCCGTCCGAGGCCTCCAGAATGCAAAGTAATGCAGGGCAGAAGGAGCCTTCCGCCGTCCATATCAACTGCTACGTAGTGCGCGGAGCGGGCCGCACGATTCTCATCGACGGCGGGGCTGGAGGCATCAAACAATGGGGCGGTCGACTGAGAACCAATTTATCGCTTGCTGGCGTCGAACCGTCCGAGATCGACACGATCCTGCTCACACACGCCCATCCCGATCACGTCGGCGGGCTAGTGGACACAGCCGGACACATTAGCTTTCCGAATGCGGAGCTTATTGCTCATCAGCAAGAGGTCAGGTTCTGGCAGGACGACGGAAATCTAAGTCGCGCCAGCGAGCGTGCCCGCGGTAACTTCCTGATAGCGCGTCAAGTGTTCGACGGCTACCGCGACAGGCTTCGCACGTTCAATGAGGGAGAAGTACTTCCCGGTATCCGGGCGATGCCGCTACCGGGACACACAGATGGACACTCCGGATATCTTCTCGAATCCCACGATCAGGGCCTGCTTGTTTGGGGCGATATTGTTCATTTTCCTCACATCCAGATCAAACGGCCAGCCGTATCGATTGCCTTCGATCAAGACCCTTCCCTGGCCGCCGCCACACGATCACGGCTCCTGGATTTGGCCAGTTCGGAGGGACTGTTGATCGCCGGGATGCATTTGGGGGAACTCGGCTTCGCACGCATAAAACGAACGAGCGGGAGCTACGGTCTGCTTTACGAGGCCGAAGCATGA
- a CDS encoding sugar ABC transporter, whose product MIYTVECSFADPNSEAEWNDFYSFEKLPALISVTGFHTSQRFKSLSDGCPVYLAVHTIDSLDVLTGEEYRQKGGGNFARWQQHITDWHRNLYSDIGLAPAVNADELLVLCAGGPEPLIQMGLTPLAMQAVALEKFPDRRWLAKVPRRNAQFVESMSAGIHLYSPMTEQLTRSHTVSTEQ is encoded by the coding sequence ATGATCTACACCGTGGAATGCAGCTTCGCCGATCCCAACAGCGAAGCCGAATGGAACGACTTCTACAGCTTCGAAAAACTGCCCGCCCTCATCTCGGTCACTGGCTTCCACACGTCGCAGCGCTTCAAGTCGTTAAGCGATGGTTGCCCGGTCTACCTCGCCGTCCACACGATTGACAGTCTCGATGTCCTGACGGGAGAGGAATATCGCCAGAAAGGCGGTGGCAATTTTGCAAGGTGGCAGCAACACATCACCGACTGGCACCGAAATCTCTACAGCGATATCGGCCTTGCGCCGGCAGTCAATGCCGATGAACTCCTGGTGCTTTGCGCAGGCGGCCCCGAACCTCTGATTCAGATGGGCCTCACACCGTTGGCGATGCAAGCAGTCGCGCTGGAGAAGTTTCCGGACCGCCGCTGGCTCGCAAAAGTGCCCCGGCGAAACGCTCAGTTTGTCGAAAGCATGTCGGCAGGCATTCATCTTTACTCGCCGATGACAGAACAACTGACGCGTTCCCATACCGTTTCGACTGAACAGTAA
- a CDS encoding LysR substrate-binding domain-containing protein: protein MRRKIPSNSALMAFEAAARHGSFARAAEELALTEGAVSRQIGRLEAFLGVALFERVGNRVRLAPNGTRYAVQVRELLDRLERDSLYLMGQPIEGASIDIAAIPTFATRWLIPRLKRFQDQHPNITVHIAERMDPFILAGSGFDAAIHFEHPAWAGMHLHRLLEEVLVPVCSPALLADAGANLSLDELPRLHRRQNPDAWQLYAQEAGIVLTNSAVGARYDLHSMLIEAALAGLGVALVPRLYVGAELEQGRLVAPWPDGKAIAKNFCLVLPEPIELSEAPLQAFAKWMLHEARGLAAQSSA, encoded by the coding sequence ATGCGACGTAAGATTCCAAGCAATTCCGCGCTCATGGCTTTTGAGGCCGCGGCTCGACATGGCAGCTTCGCTCGCGCGGCCGAGGAGTTAGCGCTGACTGAGGGCGCGGTCAGTCGTCAGATCGGTCGACTGGAGGCGTTTTTGGGCGTCGCGCTGTTCGAGCGCGTTGGAAACCGGGTACGGCTTGCGCCCAACGGCACGCGATACGCGGTGCAGGTTCGCGAGCTTCTGGATCGGCTGGAACGGGACAGCCTATATCTGATGGGACAGCCTATCGAGGGCGCGAGCATTGATATCGCCGCGATTCCGACCTTTGCCACCCGTTGGCTGATCCCTCGGCTGAAACGCTTTCAAGATCAGCATCCGAACATTACCGTGCATATTGCCGAACGTATGGACCCCTTCATTCTTGCCGGTAGCGGTTTCGACGCAGCGATCCATTTTGAGCATCCAGCGTGGGCGGGTATGCATTTACATCGGCTGCTGGAAGAGGTGCTGGTGCCGGTCTGTAGTCCGGCGCTGCTCGCGGACGCCGGTGCGAACCTTTCGCTCGATGAACTGCCACGCCTTCACCGGCGTCAGAACCCGGACGCATGGCAGCTATACGCACAGGAGGCCGGCATCGTGCTGACCAACTCGGCGGTCGGCGCACGTTACGATCTCCATTCCATGCTGATCGAGGCGGCGCTAGCCGGCCTGGGGGTTGCGTTGGTGCCGCGTCTTTACGTGGGGGCAGAACTTGAACAAGGCCGTTTGGTTGCGCCCTGGCCGGACGGCAAAGCGATTGCCAAAAACTTCTGCCTCGTTCTTCCTGAGCCGATCGAGTTGAGTGAAGCGCCACTACAGGCATTTGCGAAATGGATGCTTCACGAAGCCCGGGGCTTAGCGGCTCAAAGTAGCGCCTGA
- a CDS encoding class I SAM-dependent methyltransferase, whose protein sequence is MNESRQSIGRAAYSEFAERYAAAVTTKPHNALYERPATMSLVGDVNGLHVLDAGCGPGICSEQLARSGATVHAFDVTPQMVELTRHRCAQLPVEVMTGDLAAPLDWLPAESFDKILCSLAFDYLEDLKPVFSEFRRVARRGATLVFSMAHPMRDWMDERTRGEGTYFATSRFGLYWSGFGEPKPYVQAYRRPLSDILNGLTESGWLLDRFVEPQPLAEMQAVSEALHAELSHAPAFICVRARC, encoded by the coding sequence ATGAACGAATCCAGACAGTCCATCGGACGTGCAGCGTATTCCGAGTTTGCAGAACGCTACGCGGCAGCCGTTACGACAAAGCCGCACAACGCGCTCTACGAACGCCCCGCGACGATGTCGCTTGTTGGCGATGTCAACGGCTTGCATGTTCTCGATGCGGGATGTGGACCAGGCATTTGCAGCGAACAGCTCGCTCGAAGCGGCGCAACGGTCCACGCGTTCGATGTAACACCACAGATGGTCGAACTCACACGCCATCGCTGCGCCCAACTTCCGGTCGAAGTGATGACCGGCGATCTTGCTGCTCCGCTCGACTGGCTTCCTGCCGAATCGTTCGACAAGATCCTGTGTTCGCTCGCCTTCGACTACCTGGAAGATCTTAAACCGGTTTTCAGCGAGTTCCGACGAGTCGCGCGACGCGGCGCGACCCTGGTATTTTCTATGGCGCATCCTATGCGCGACTGGATGGATGAACGAACCCGTGGCGAAGGGACATACTTCGCGACCTCTCGCTTCGGGCTGTACTGGTCAGGCTTCGGTGAGCCGAAACCTTACGTGCAGGCTTACCGCCGGCCTCTTTCCGACATCCTCAACGGATTGACTGAAAGCGGCTGGCTATTGGATCGCTTTGTCGAACCTCAGCCGCTCGCCGAGATGCAAGCGGTGTCGGAAGCTCTGCACGCGGAGCTATCACACGCCCCCGCATTCATTTGTGTGCGGGCACGCTGCTAG
- a CDS encoding MFS transporter — protein sequence MPDQSGSQAVMRSDGAGSQSALRQVAASRLFLGATIAMFLSGLGASAAAPQIVLFLVKELGASLPLAGFYYLTSLAAPVAGYFVGRYSDHTGNRLGLFRLCAAAGFVGWAGLALSTSVWMPFIIAIALLAVSGATASQIFAAVHDELSDKPGDANESVVAIIRMALTGGWIVGPVLGAWVAAAYGLRPMLWMTAICMLLQIAPLGTLNPTAKLKPESASEPARHASLRAMLPLLAFTGLFVMLYAGEPVKYGFLLIYMEEHLRLSPVVRGAVIGIQPFIELLIMPFSIGLGRKLGNVWLMCIAAAMGVFANLCFAFWSSAAGMFAGQILMGGVWGVFMVLGIIVAQRLLPNAVATASAIFMSSTALASALGGVASGFGVALLGLPHVFLLPALFAGIAVIGLALIARTESFKTS from the coding sequence ATGCCTGACCAAAGCGGTAGTCAAGCTGTCATGAGGTCTGACGGTGCCGGTAGCCAATCTGCATTGCGTCAAGTCGCGGCGTCGAGGCTTTTTCTCGGCGCAACGATTGCGATGTTTCTGTCGGGTCTCGGCGCATCGGCGGCTGCACCACAGATCGTTCTGTTCCTGGTGAAGGAACTCGGCGCCTCGCTGCCGTTGGCGGGATTCTATTACTTGACCAGCCTTGCAGCGCCAGTCGCGGGGTATTTCGTCGGCCGATACTCCGATCACACAGGAAATCGCCTCGGTCTTTTTCGCCTGTGTGCCGCCGCGGGCTTTGTGGGCTGGGCGGGGCTAGCCCTCTCTACTTCGGTCTGGATGCCCTTCATCATCGCCATCGCTTTACTGGCCGTTTCTGGCGCCACCGCCTCGCAAATTTTTGCGGCTGTTCACGACGAACTCAGCGACAAGCCCGGCGACGCAAATGAAAGTGTCGTTGCCATCATCCGCATGGCGCTGACCGGTGGATGGATCGTCGGGCCTGTGCTGGGAGCATGGGTGGCGGCTGCCTATGGCCTGCGCCCCATGCTTTGGATGACCGCCATCTGCATGCTTTTACAGATCGCACCGCTCGGAACGCTGAACCCAACCGCCAAGCTCAAGCCGGAGTCGGCAAGCGAGCCCGCTCGCCACGCCAGCCTACGTGCCATGCTTCCCCTGCTGGCGTTCACAGGGCTCTTCGTCATGCTCTACGCAGGGGAGCCGGTGAAGTACGGATTCCTGCTGATCTACATGGAAGAACACCTCAGGCTAAGCCCCGTCGTACGGGGAGCGGTCATCGGGATACAGCCATTCATCGAGCTACTCATCATGCCCTTCAGCATCGGACTGGGCCGCAAGCTTGGCAACGTATGGTTGATGTGCATCGCGGCCGCCATGGGGGTGTTTGCCAATCTTTGCTTTGCGTTCTGGTCGTCCGCGGCGGGCATGTTCGCCGGACAGATCCTCATGGGTGGTGTTTGGGGCGTATTTATGGTTCTCGGCATCATCGTCGCTCAACGCCTGCTTCCCAACGCGGTAGCAACGGCGTCGGCAATCTTTATGAGCTCCACGGCTCTCGCCTCAGCGTTAGGAGGCGTCGCGAGCGGTTTCGGGGTCGCACTGCTGGGGCTTCCCCATGTCTTCCTGCTGCCAGCGCTCTTCGCGGGTATTGCCGTTATTGGACTGGCCTTGATCGCACGCACCGAAAGCTTCAAGACGTCTTGA
- a CDS encoding glutathione S-transferase family protein, translated as MPPQPIPVITVFERSPDRGKGLARDMRVRWALEEAGQAYEVRLVSFSAMKEPAHRALHPFGQIPTYEQGALTLFESGAIVFHIAEHHAGLLPDDANARARAITWMFAALNTIEPPILDLQTTRFQEADKTWYEQRLPIVEDRIRDRLRELSDRLGNADWLDGAFSAGDLMMVSVLLRLKASGLLGEYPNLSAYVARGEARPTYKRAFDAQLAVFTGKPPTG; from the coding sequence ATGCCCCCGCAACCGATCCCCGTTATCACCGTCTTTGAACGGTCGCCCGATCGCGGCAAGGGACTGGCGCGTGACATGCGGGTTCGCTGGGCGCTTGAAGAAGCCGGCCAAGCTTACGAGGTTCGCCTTGTTTCGTTCAGCGCAATGAAGGAACCCGCGCATCGAGCACTTCATCCCTTTGGGCAGATCCCGACCTATGAACAAGGCGCGCTGACCCTGTTCGAATCGGGAGCCATCGTGTTCCATATCGCAGAGCATCATGCAGGCCTGCTACCTGACGATGCGAATGCCCGGGCACGCGCGATCACATGGATGTTTGCGGCGCTCAACACAATTGAGCCGCCGATCCTCGATCTCCAGACCACCAGGTTTCAGGAGGCGGACAAGACCTGGTACGAGCAGCGCCTGCCTATCGTCGAAGATCGCATCCGAGACCGGTTGCGTGAGCTTTCCGATCGCCTTGGCAACGCCGACTGGCTCGATGGTGCGTTCAGCGCGGGCGACCTGATGATGGTGTCGGTGCTGCTCAGGCTGAAAGCATCGGGTTTGCTGGGCGAATACCCGAACCTCTCCGCCTATGTCGCCCGCGGCGAAGCGCGGCCCACCTACAAACGCGCTTTCGACGCTCAATTGGCGGTTTTCACCGGCAAGCCGCCGACCGGCTGA
- a CDS encoding cysteine hydrolase family protein has translation MTALPRPARAVLMLVDLQKAIDHPSWGRRNNPLAEIQIARLLDHWRRHGWPVWHIRHDSTEPGSHYRPGQSGHDFKPEAAPVAGEPVIPKRTNNAFIGTNLEAQLRAQGHDTLVVAGVITNNSVEATVRMAGNLGFTTYLVADCCFTFDRKDWNGNLRSAEDVHAMSLANLDLEYCTVITAETLLDTDK, from the coding sequence ATGACTGCCTTGCCACGCCCGGCCCGCGCCGTGCTTATGCTCGTGGATCTTCAGAAAGCCATAGACCACCCAAGCTGGGGGCGCAGAAACAACCCGCTTGCCGAGATTCAGATTGCACGTTTGCTCGACCACTGGCGGCGGCATGGCTGGCCGGTATGGCACATTCGGCACGACTCGACCGAACCCGGCTCGCATTATCGACCGGGCCAAAGCGGACACGACTTCAAACCTGAGGCCGCACCTGTCGCCGGCGAGCCGGTCATTCCGAAACGGACCAACAATGCTTTTATAGGTACGAATCTGGAAGCTCAACTCCGCGCCCAAGGCCATGACACATTGGTGGTCGCCGGCGTCATCACCAATAACTCTGTCGAAGCGACGGTCCGCATGGCCGGCAACCTGGGTTTCACAACCTACCTCGTAGCCGATTGCTGTTTTACGTTTGATCGAAAAGATTGGAACGGCAACCTGCGAAGCGCGGAAGACGTGCACGCAATGTCGCTTGCCAATCTGGACCTGGAATACTGCACCGTCATCACCGCTGAGACCTTGCTGGATACCGACAAGTGA
- a CDS encoding GNAT family N-acetyltransferase, translating to MTSKSIRRATAEDVAVLTQIRNDAHAKKVAHSDYAWGKEGDGFSERWVRNNVSQKEVYVVELDGMPAGTFSFDLDDERHWGPQEPIAGYVHGLSVRKGFNGRGLGSFMLDWCANKVSGLNRRFVRLDCAVHNGKLCAYYESLGFIRVGLYPEPEPDGYVWSLYEKSAD from the coding sequence ATGACCTCGAAAAGCATCCGCAGAGCAACCGCAGAGGACGTGGCAGTTCTTACACAGATCCGGAACGATGCGCATGCAAAGAAGGTGGCTCATAGCGACTATGCGTGGGGTAAGGAGGGAGACGGATTTTCCGAGCGGTGGGTACGAAACAATGTCTCCCAGAAGGAAGTGTATGTCGTTGAACTGGATGGCATGCCGGCTGGAACGTTCTCATTCGATCTGGACGATGAAAGGCACTGGGGACCTCAAGAACCTATTGCTGGTTATGTGCATGGCCTTTCTGTGCGGAAAGGTTTTAACGGACGCGGACTCGGGAGTTTTATGCTTGATTGGTGCGCTAACAAGGTGAGCGGCCTGAACCGGCGTTTTGTTCGACTCGACTGCGCCGTCCACAACGGGAAGCTATGCGCTTACTACGAGTCGCTCGGCTTTATCCGCGTAGGCCTGTACCCGGAACCCGAACCCGATGGCTACGTCTGGTCGCTATACGAGAAATCGGCTGACTAA
- a CDS encoding response regulator, whose product MSTAKAERLLIADDDPDLVDAYVLFFEAYGYTIQTAVDGVSALAAYHAWRPDVVMLDIQMPRMDGHAVAREIRRMSVVPRPLLLAVTALRAPAERVESFKAGFDHHFVKPAQLPVILAAIASRTII is encoded by the coding sequence GTGTCCACTGCGAAAGCCGAGCGCTTACTCATCGCGGACGACGACCCGGATCTGGTCGATGCTTACGTGCTGTTCTTCGAGGCTTACGGCTACACCATCCAGACGGCTGTAGACGGGGTCAGCGCGCTCGCCGCTTACCACGCCTGGCGTCCTGACGTGGTGATGCTCGATATCCAGATGCCCCGAATGGACGGTCACGCGGTGGCGAGAGAAATCCGGCGTATGAGCGTCGTCCCCCGTCCGTTGCTGCTGGCGGTAACCGCACTGCGTGCGCCCGCTGAAAGGGTCGAATCGTTCAAGGCGGGTTTCGATCACCATTTTGTAAAACCGGCCCAGTTGCCGGTCATTCTGGCGGCAATAGCATCCCGCACAATCATTTGA
- a CDS encoding sensor histidine kinase, with the protein MRLADFILRDMETILMQWETFAATLLPAAGDMKSLALRDHAQQILQAVAKDLSTAQTRKAQAEKSMGRAPVLIGAPETAAQTHALLRARGGFDINQLAAEYRALRASVLRLWMDECQPEAPHPDDVIRFNEAIDQALAESVRNFSVQVDQARNLLLGMLGHDMRSPLQTIQMTAQYLSALNAGEQVSVAASRLIRSGARMQALLNDMLDFNRTRLGLGINIVSTDGDLEKLLADELDQLRAAHPACQIDLEVKGDCRGVWDGRRLQQLLGNLVLNAIKYGAPDAPVRVVMTGEEQNVRFEVRNQGPAIDQTTLQRIFDPLQRGLNQKDSYNNDGNLGLGLYIAREIAKAHGGEIEARSDEAETVFAVRLPRLS; encoded by the coding sequence ATGCGACTGGCTGACTTCATCCTGCGCGACATGGAAACGATTCTGATGCAGTGGGAGACGTTCGCCGCTACTCTGCTGCCGGCAGCCGGGGACATGAAATCGCTTGCTCTGCGAGACCACGCACAACAGATTCTGCAAGCCGTAGCGAAGGATCTGTCGACGGCCCAGACAAGGAAAGCGCAAGCCGAAAAGTCGATGGGGCGAGCTCCCGTACTGATCGGGGCGCCAGAGACAGCTGCGCAGACGCACGCCCTTTTGCGGGCGCGCGGCGGGTTCGACATCAACCAGTTGGCCGCAGAGTACCGCGCCTTGCGCGCGAGCGTCCTGCGCCTCTGGATGGACGAATGTCAGCCAGAAGCTCCGCATCCGGACGATGTCATCCGGTTCAATGAGGCCATCGATCAGGCACTTGCCGAGTCGGTCAGGAATTTCAGCGTCCAGGTCGATCAGGCGCGCAATCTCCTGCTTGGCATGCTCGGGCATGACATGCGCAGCCCACTCCAGACCATCCAGATGACGGCCCAGTATCTGTCGGCACTCAACGCTGGGGAGCAGGTATCCGTAGCCGCATCCCGTTTGATAAGAAGCGGCGCTCGCATGCAGGCCCTTCTGAACGATATGCTTGATTTCAATCGAACCAGGCTCGGTTTGGGGATCAATATCGTGTCGACAGATGGCGACCTGGAGAAACTGCTTGCCGACGAACTCGACCAGTTGCGGGCAGCGCACCCGGCCTGTCAGATCGATCTGGAAGTGAAAGGGGACTGTCGGGGAGTTTGGGACGGTCGCCGTCTGCAGCAGCTGCTCGGCAACCTGGTGTTGAATGCGATCAAGTACGGCGCGCCGGATGCCCCCGTGCGGGTGGTAATGACCGGCGAAGAGCAGAACGTTCGTTTCGAGGTCCGGAATCAGGGACCGGCCATCGATCAAACGACTCTGCAACGGATATTTGATCCGCTTCAGCGTGGCCTGAATCAGAAAGACTCATATAACAACGACGGCAACCTGGGGCTCGGACTCTATATCGCGCGTGAAATCGCCAAGGCTCATGGAGGCGAGATCGAGGCGCGGTCCGACGAGGCAGAAACCGTGTTCGCTGTGCGCCTGCCTCGTCTTTCATAG